In Trifolium pratense cultivar HEN17-A07 linkage group LG7, ARS_RC_1.1, whole genome shotgun sequence, a genomic segment contains:
- the LOC123894373 gene encoding (+)-neomenthol dehydrogenase-like isoform X2 produces MAEATKRYAVVTGANKGIGFAVSKQLASKGITVVLTARDENKGLEAVEKLKQLSLPGLVLFHQLDVTDLVSIRSFVDFIHNQFGKLDILVNNAGISGAHVDGEALADAKTAANGGQIDWRKVIIQSYEQTEAGIKTNYYGPKELTKALIPLLQLSSSPKVVNVSSSMGKLEGIPDGWPKEVLSDVENLTEEKIDEVLNQYLKDFKEGSLENKGWPISEMSTYIISKIALNAYTRVVARKYPSICINAVCPGFVKTDLNYNIGYLTPDEGAESIVRLALLPIGGPSGLFFIRKEEKPF; encoded by the exons atGGCAGAGGCAACAAAGAG GTATGCAGTTGTGACAGGAGCAAACAAAGGAATAGGATTTGCAGTATCCAAACAATTGGCTTCTAAAGGGATCACTGTTGTGCTTACTGCAAGAGATGAAAACAAAGGTCTTGAAGCTGTTGAGAAATTGAAACAGCTTTCTTTGCCTGGTCTTGTGCTTTTTCATCAACTTGATGTCACAGATCTTGTTAGTATAAGatcatttgtagattttatccACAACCAATTTGGAAAACTAGATATCTTG GTAAACAATGCTGGAATTTCTGGAGCACATGTTGACGGTGAGGCTCTGGCTGATGCTAAAACTGCG GCAAATGGTGGCCAGATTGATTGGAGGAAAGTAATAATTCAAAGTTATGAACAAACTGAAGCAGGTATTAAAACAAACTACTATGGACCAAAGGAATTAACAAAAGCACTTATTCCCCTTCTCCAGCTTTCAAGCTCCCCAAAAGTTGTCAATGTTTCTTCATCCATGGGAAAGTTGGAG GGAATTCCAGATGGATGGCCTAAGGAAGTACTAAGTGATGTTGAAAACCTTACAGAGGAGAAAATTGATGAAGTTTTGAATCAATATCTAAAGGATTTTAAAGAGGGTTCATTAGAAAACAAAGGTTGGCCTATTAGTGAAATGTCTACATACATTATCTCAAAAATTGCTCTAAATGCCTACACAAGAGTTGTGGCTAGAAAGTATCCATCAATATGCATCAATGCGGTTTGTCCTGGCTTTGTGAAAACGGATCTAAACTACAATATAGGTTATCTAACACCTGATGAAGGCGCTGAATCGATCGTGAGGTTGGCATTGTTACCTATTGGTGGTCCATCTGGTCTCTTTTTCATTAGAAAGGAAGAGAAACCATTTTGA
- the LOC123894373 gene encoding (+)-neomenthol dehydrogenase-like isoform X1 — protein sequence MVLNIFVNHALIHLNNRRDLYPLYTTSNQVHVCMSCDGFLHRYAVVTGANKGIGFAVSKQLASKGITVVLTARDENKGLEAVEKLKQLSLPGLVLFHQLDVTDLVSIRSFVDFIHNQFGKLDILVNNAGISGAHVDGEALADAKTAANGGQIDWRKVIIQSYEQTEAGIKTNYYGPKELTKALIPLLQLSSSPKVVNVSSSMGKLEGIPDGWPKEVLSDVENLTEEKIDEVLNQYLKDFKEGSLENKGWPISEMSTYIISKIALNAYTRVVARKYPSICINAVCPGFVKTDLNYNIGYLTPDEGAESIVRLALLPIGGPSGLFFIRKEEKPF from the exons ATGGTTTTGAACATTTTTGTAAACCATGCACTTATACACCTTAATAATCGCCGCGATCTCTATCCATTATATACAACTTCTAATCAAGTACACGTATGTATGTCTTGTGATGGTTTTCTGCATAGGTATGCAGTTGTGACAGGAGCAAACAAAGGAATAGGATTTGCAGTATCCAAACAATTGGCTTCTAAAGGGATCACTGTTGTGCTTACTGCAAGAGATGAAAACAAAGGTCTTGAAGCTGTTGAGAAATTGAAACAGCTTTCTTTGCCTGGTCTTGTGCTTTTTCATCAACTTGATGTCACAGATCTTGTTAGTATAAGatcatttgtagattttatccACAACCAATTTGGAAAACTAGATATCTTG GTAAACAATGCTGGAATTTCTGGAGCACATGTTGACGGTGAGGCTCTGGCTGATGCTAAAACTGCG GCAAATGGTGGCCAGATTGATTGGAGGAAAGTAATAATTCAAAGTTATGAACAAACTGAAGCAGGTATTAAAACAAACTACTATGGACCAAAGGAATTAACAAAAGCACTTATTCCCCTTCTCCAGCTTTCAAGCTCCCCAAAAGTTGTCAATGTTTCTTCATCCATGGGAAAGTTGGAG GGAATTCCAGATGGATGGCCTAAGGAAGTACTAAGTGATGTTGAAAACCTTACAGAGGAGAAAATTGATGAAGTTTTGAATCAATATCTAAAGGATTTTAAAGAGGGTTCATTAGAAAACAAAGGTTGGCCTATTAGTGAAATGTCTACATACATTATCTCAAAAATTGCTCTAAATGCCTACACAAGAGTTGTGGCTAGAAAGTATCCATCAATATGCATCAATGCGGTTTGTCCTGGCTTTGTGAAAACGGATCTAAACTACAATATAGGTTATCTAACACCTGATGAAGGCGCTGAATCGATCGTGAGGTTGGCATTGTTACCTATTGGTGGTCCATCTGGTCTCTTTTTCATTAGAAAGGAAGAGAAACCATTTTGA
- the LOC123894374 gene encoding (+)-neomenthol dehydrogenase-like isoform X2, giving the protein MSCDGFLHRYAVVTGANKGIGFAVCKQLASKGITVVLTARDENKGLEAIEKLKQLSLPGLVVFHQLDVTDLVSIRSFADFIQNQFGKLDILVNNAGISGAQVDGEALADAKAAANGGKFDWSKLITQSYEQTEAGIKTNYYGAKELTKALIPLLQLSSSPKIVNVSSSLGKLEKIPDGWPKEVLSDVESLTEEKIDEVLNQYLKDFKEGSLENKGWPISEMSTYIISKITLNAYTRVVARKYPSICINAVCPGYVKTDINCNTGYLTPDEGAESIVRLALLPHGGPSGLFFIRKEEKPF; this is encoded by the exons ATGTCTTGTGATGGTTTTCTACATAGGTATGCAGTTGTGACAGGAGCAAACAAAGGAATAGGATTTGCAGTATGCAAACAATTGGCTTCTAAAGGGATCACTGTTGTTCTTACTGCAAGAGATGAAAACAAAGGTCTTGAAGCTATTGAGAAATTGAAACAGCTTTCTTTGCCTGGTCTTGTGGTTTTTCATCAACTTGATGTCACAGATCTTGTTAGTATAAGATCATTTGCAGATTTTATTCAGAACCAATTTGGAAAACTAGATATCTTG GTAAACAATGCTGGAATTTCTGGAGCACAAGTGGACGGCGAGGCTCTGGCTGATGCTAAAGCTGCG GCAAATGGTGGCAAGTTTGATTGGAGTAAACTAATAACTCAAAGTTATGAACAAACTGAAGCAGGTATTAAAACAAACTACTATGGAGCCAAGGAATTAACCAAAGCACTTATTCCCCTTCTCCAGCTTTCAAGCTCACCAAAAATTGTCAATGTTTCATCATCCTTGGGAAAGTTGGAG AAAATTCCAGATGGATGGCCTAAGGAAGTACTAAGTGATGTTGAAAGCCTTACAGAGGAGAAAATTGATGAAGTTTTGAATCAATATCTAAAGGATTTTAAAGAGGGTTCATTAGAAAACAAAGGTTGGCCTATTAGTGAAATGTCTACATACATTATCTCAAAAATTACTCTAAATGCCTACACAAGGGTTGTGGCTAGAAAGTATCCATCAATTTGCATCAACGCTGTTTGTCCAGGTTATGTGAAAACAGATATAAATTGCAATACAGGTTATCTAACACCTGATGAAGGCGCCGAATCAATAGTGAGGCTGGCATTGTTACCTCATGGTGGTCCTTCTGGTCTCTTTTTCATTAGAAAAGAAGAGAAACCATTTTGA
- the LOC123894374 gene encoding (+)-neomenthol dehydrogenase-like isoform X1, whose amino-acid sequence MAEATKRYSIQFSLISQIFLQPHNDLVNLVCRYVVVTGSNKGIGFAVCKQLASEGITVVLTARDQNRGLEAVQKLKQLSLPGLVLFHQLDVTDLVSIRSFVDFIHNQFGKLDILVNNAGISGAQVDGEALADAKAAANGGKFDWSKLITQSYEQTEAGIKTNYYGAKELTKALIPLLQLSSSPKIVNVSSSLGKLEKIPDGWPKEVLSDVESLTEEKIDEVLNQYLKDFKEGSLENKGWPISEMSTYIISKITLNAYTRVVARKYPSICINAVCPGYVKTDINCNTGYLTPDEGAESIVRLALLPHGGPSGLFFIRKEEKPF is encoded by the exons ATGGCAGAAGCAACAAAAAGGTATAGTAtacaattttctttaattagcCAAATCTTTCTTCAACCACATAATGACCTTGTTAATCTTGTCTGTAGGTATGTA gttgTGACAGGATCAAACAAAGGAATAGGATTTGCAGTATGCAAACAATTGGCTTCTGAAGGAATCACTGTTGTGCTTACTGCAAGAGATCAAAACAGAGGTCTTGAAGCTGTTCAGAAATTGAAACAGCTTTCTTTGCCTGGTCTTGTGCTTTTTCATCAACTTGATGTCACAGATCTTGTTAGTATAAGatcatttgtagattttatccACAACCAATTTGGAAAACTAGATATCTTG GTAAACAATGCTGGAATTTCTGGAGCACAAGTGGACGGCGAGGCTCTGGCTGATGCTAAAGCTGCG GCAAATGGTGGCAAGTTTGATTGGAGTAAACTAATAACTCAAAGTTATGAACAAACTGAAGCAGGTATTAAAACAAACTACTATGGAGCCAAGGAATTAACCAAAGCACTTATTCCCCTTCTCCAGCTTTCAAGCTCACCAAAAATTGTCAATGTTTCATCATCCTTGGGAAAGTTGGAG AAAATTCCAGATGGATGGCCTAAGGAAGTACTAAGTGATGTTGAAAGCCTTACAGAGGAGAAAATTGATGAAGTTTTGAATCAATATCTAAAGGATTTTAAAGAGGGTTCATTAGAAAACAAAGGTTGGCCTATTAGTGAAATGTCTACATACATTATCTCAAAAATTACTCTAAATGCCTACACAAGGGTTGTGGCTAGAAAGTATCCATCAATTTGCATCAACGCTGTTTGTCCAGGTTATGTGAAAACAGATATAAATTGCAATACAGGTTATCTAACACCTGATGAAGGCGCCGAATCAATAGTGAGGCTGGCATTGTTACCTCATGGTGGTCCTTCTGGTCTCTTTTTCATTAGAAAAGAAGAGAAACCATTTTGA